In a single window of the Pseudomonas oryzihabitans genome:
- the nuoJ gene encoding NADH-quinone oxidoreductase subunit J, producing MEFAFYFSAGVAVLATFRVITNTNPVHALLYLIISLLAVSMVFFALGAPFAGALEIIVYAGAIMVLFVFVVMMLNLGPVISDQERKWLTPKVWIGPSILAGALLVELLVVLSRTPGGAAIGHTSVDAKAVGVSLFGPYLLAVELASMLLLGALVAAYHLGRSDVKDGIGE from the coding sequence GTGGAATTTGCCTTCTATTTCTCTGCCGGGGTGGCCGTCCTGGCCACCTTCCGGGTGATCACCAATACCAATCCGGTGCATGCCCTGCTGTACCTGATCATCTCGCTGCTGGCCGTGTCCATGGTGTTCTTCGCCCTGGGGGCGCCCTTCGCCGGCGCCCTGGAGATCATCGTCTACGCGGGCGCCATCATGGTGCTGTTCGTCTTCGTGGTGATGATGCTCAACCTCGGGCCGGTCATCTCCGATCAGGAACGCAAGTGGCTGACCCCCAAGGTCTGGATCGGTCCTTCGATCCTTGCCGGTGCACTGCTGGTGGAGCTGCTGGTGGTGCTGTCGCGCACCCCGGGCGGCGCCGCCATTGGCCACACCTCGGTAGATGCCAAGGCCGTGGGCGTCAGCCTGTTCGGGCCCTATCTGCTGGCGGTCGAACTGGCCTCCATGCTGCTCTTGGGTGCCCTGGTCGCGGCCTATCACCTGGGTCGCAGCGACGTCAAAGACGGGATCGGCGAGTGA
- the nuoK gene encoding NADH-quinone oxidoreductase subunit NuoK, whose product MNAIPLEHGLALAGALFALGLVGLMVRRNILFVLMSLEIMMNAAALAFVVAGSRWGAPDGQVMFILVLSLAAAEASIGLAILLQLYRRFHTLDVDAASEMHG is encoded by the coding sequence ATGAACGCCATACCTCTGGAACACGGACTGGCCCTTGCCGGCGCCCTGTTCGCCCTTGGCCTGGTGGGCCTGATGGTCCGCCGCAATATCCTCTTCGTGCTCATGAGTCTGGAAATCATGATGAACGCCGCCGCCCTGGCCTTCGTGGTCGCGGGTAGCCGTTGGGGCGCTCCCGACGGCCAGGTGATGTTCATCCTGGTGCTGAGCCTGGCCGCCGCCGAGGCCAGTATCGGCCTGGCGATCCTGCTGCAGCTCTATCGCCGCTTCCACACCCTCGACGTCGATGCCGCCAGCGAGATGCACGGATGA
- the nuoL gene encoding NADH-quinone oxidoreductase subunit L, protein MNLLPLTFAFPLVGYFLLAFSRGRLSENLSALIGVGSVGLAALVAAWVGWNFHVAPPADGHLTLVLWQWMNVEGFAPNMALYLDGLSLTMLGVVTGVGFLIHLFASWYMRGEEGYSRFFAYTNLFIFSMLLLVLGDNLLLLYFGWEGVGLCSYLLIGFYYSERANGNAALKAFIVTRVGDVFMAFGLFILFMTLGTLDIQELLQKAPDVFASGDPLIVLATLALLGGAVGKSAQLPLQTWLADAMAGPTPVSALIHAATMVTAGVYLIARTHGLFLLAPEILNLVGIVGAVTLVLAGFAALVQTDIKRILAYSTMSQIGYMFLALGVGAWQPAIFHLMIHAFFKALLFLASGSVILACHHEQNIFKMGGLWKKIPLAYASFVVGGSALAALPLVTAGFYSKDEILWEALASGHTYLLYAGLAGAFLTSIYTFRLIFITFHGEAHTEAHAGHGIAHNLPLAVLLVLSTFVGALIVPPLAGVLPESIGHAGGEAKHSLEITSGAIAIAGILLAALLFLGKRSFVTALAKSAPGRFFGTWWYHAWGFDWLYDLIFVKPYLLLARLLRRDPFDQAIGLIPMVARGGNLALSITENGRLRWYAASIVGGAVLLLGALLLA, encoded by the coding sequence ATGAACCTGCTACCCCTCACCTTCGCCTTTCCCCTGGTCGGCTACTTCCTGCTGGCCTTCTCCCGCGGTCGGCTGTCGGAGAATCTCTCCGCGCTGATCGGCGTGGGTTCGGTGGGCCTGGCGGCGCTGGTCGCCGCCTGGGTCGGCTGGAACTTCCATGTCGCGCCGCCCGCCGACGGCCACCTGACCCTCGTCCTCTGGCAGTGGATGAACGTGGAGGGCTTCGCGCCCAACATGGCTCTCTATCTGGACGGCCTGTCGCTGACCATGCTTGGCGTGGTCACCGGCGTCGGCTTCCTGATCCACCTGTTCGCCTCGTGGTACATGCGTGGTGAAGAGGGCTACTCGCGCTTCTTCGCCTACACCAACCTGTTCATCTTCAGCATGTTGCTGCTGGTCCTCGGCGACAACCTGCTGCTGCTGTACTTCGGTTGGGAAGGCGTGGGCCTGTGCAGCTACCTGCTGATCGGCTTCTACTACAGCGAGCGCGCAAACGGCAACGCCGCGCTGAAGGCCTTCATCGTCACCCGCGTCGGCGACGTCTTCATGGCCTTTGGTCTGTTCATCCTGTTCATGACCCTGGGCACCCTGGACATCCAGGAGCTGCTGCAGAAGGCGCCCGACGTCTTCGCCAGCGGTGATCCACTGATCGTGCTGGCCACCCTGGCCCTGCTTGGCGGCGCCGTCGGCAAGTCGGCCCAGCTGCCGCTGCAGACCTGGCTGGCGGACGCCATGGCCGGTCCCACCCCGGTCTCCGCACTGATCCACGCCGCGACCATGGTGACCGCGGGCGTCTACCTGATCGCCCGGACCCACGGCCTGTTCCTGCTGGCGCCGGAGATCCTCAACCTGGTCGGTATCGTCGGTGCCGTGACCCTGGTACTAGCAGGCTTCGCCGCCCTGGTGCAGACCGACATCAAGCGCATCCTGGCCTACTCCACCATGAGCCAGATCGGCTACATGTTCCTGGCCCTGGGCGTGGGTGCCTGGCAACCGGCGATCTTCCACCTGATGATCCACGCCTTCTTCAAGGCGCTGCTGTTCCTCGCCTCGGGCTCGGTGATCCTGGCCTGCCACCACGAGCAGAACATCTTCAAGATGGGCGGCCTGTGGAAGAAGATCCCCCTGGCCTATGCCAGCTTCGTGGTGGGTGGCTCGGCGCTGGCGGCACTGCCGCTGGTGACCGCCGGCTTCTACTCCAAGGACGAGATCCTCTGGGAAGCCCTCGCCAGCGGTCATACCTACCTGCTCTATGCAGGCCTGGCCGGTGCCTTCCTGACTTCGATCTACACCTTCCGCCTGATCTTCATCACCTTCCATGGCGAGGCGCATACCGAGGCCCATGCCGGCCACGGCATCGCCCACAACCTGCCGCTGGCGGTACTGCTGGTGCTCTCGACCTTCGTCGGCGCGCTGATCGTGCCACCCCTGGCAGGCGTGCTGCCGGAATCGATCGGGCATGCCGGTGGTGAAGCCAAGCATTCCCTGGAGATCACCTCGGGAGCCATCGCCATCGCCGGTATCCTGCTGGCCGCCCTGCTCTTCCTTGGCAAGCGTTCCTTCGTGACCGCCCTGGCCAAGAGCGCGCCGGGTCGCTTCTTCGGGACCTGGTGGTATCACGCCTGGGGCTTCGACTGGCTGTACGACCTGATCTTCGTCAAGCCGTACCTGCTGCTGGCCCGCCTGCTGCGCCGTGACCCCTTCGACCAGGCCATCGGCCTGATCCCGATGGTGGCTCGCGGTGGCAACCTGGCACTGAGCATCACCGAGAACGGCCGTCTGCGCTGGTACGCGGCTTCCATCGTGGGAGGCGCCGTGCTGTTGCTCGGCGCGCTGCTGCTGGCCTGA
- the nuoM gene encoding NADH-quinone oxidoreductase subunit M, giving the protein MLLPWLILIPFIGGLLCFLTEKTGPLVPRWIALFTMLLELVLGLWLWAHGDYSLAPAPGAETAWTAEFQMSWIPRFGISLHFGLDGLSLLMILLTGLLGVLAVTCSWREVQRHVGFFHLNLLWIIGGVVGVFLALDLFLFFFFWEMMLVPMYFLIALWGHSSADGKKSRITAATKFFIFTQASGLIMLVAIVALVLVNYGATGVLTFDYEDLLQLQLDPKLEYLLMLGFFIAFAVKLPVVPLHSWLPDAHAQAPTAGSVDLAGILLKTAAYGLLRFAIPLFPNASAEFAPIAMWLGIIGIFYGAILSFAQTDIKRLVAYSSVSHMGFVLIGIYSGSPQALQGVVVQMIAHGLSAAGLFILCGQLYERMHTRDMREMGGLWARLPYLPALSLFFASASLGLPGTGNFVGEFLILLGAFPVVPMITVIATFGLVFASVYSLIMIHRAYFGPAKAEGALPGLNARELSMLLLLGVLLVLLGVYPQPVLDTSAASMAGVQQWLGEAFSSLVSAR; this is encoded by the coding sequence ATGCTTCTGCCCTGGCTAATCCTGATCCCCTTCATCGGCGGCCTGCTCTGTTTCCTCACGGAAAAGACCGGCCCGCTGGTGCCCCGCTGGATCGCCCTGTTCACCATGCTGCTGGAGCTGGTACTCGGCCTGTGGCTGTGGGCCCACGGCGACTACAGCCTGGCTCCCGCCCCTGGCGCCGAAACCGCCTGGACCGCGGAATTCCAGATGAGCTGGATTCCGCGCTTCGGCATCAGCCTGCACTTCGGTCTCGATGGCCTGTCGCTGCTGATGATCCTGCTCACCGGCCTGCTCGGTGTGCTGGCGGTAACCTGCTCCTGGCGTGAAGTGCAGCGCCACGTCGGCTTCTTCCACCTCAACCTGCTGTGGATCATCGGCGGCGTGGTGGGGGTGTTCCTGGCGCTGGACCTGTTCCTGTTCTTCTTCTTCTGGGAGATGATGCTGGTGCCGATGTACTTCCTGATCGCGCTGTGGGGCCATAGCTCCGCGGACGGCAAGAAGAGCCGCATCACCGCCGCCACCAAGTTCTTCATCTTCACCCAGGCCAGCGGTCTGATCATGCTGGTGGCGATCGTTGCCCTGGTACTGGTGAACTACGGTGCCACCGGCGTCCTGACCTTCGACTACGAAGACCTGCTGCAACTGCAGCTGGATCCCAAGCTGGAATACCTGCTGATGCTGGGCTTCTTCATCGCCTTCGCGGTGAAGCTGCCGGTGGTGCCGCTGCACTCCTGGCTGCCCGATGCCCACGCCCAGGCGCCGACCGCCGGTTCCGTCGACCTGGCCGGTATCCTGCTCAAGACCGCCGCCTATGGCCTGTTGCGCTTCGCCATCCCGCTGTTCCCCAACGCCTCGGCGGAATTCGCGCCGATCGCCATGTGGCTGGGCATCATTGGCATCTTCTACGGCGCCATCCTGTCGTTCGCCCAGACCGACATCAAGCGCCTGGTGGCCTACTCCAGCGTCTCGCACATGGGCTTCGTGCTGATCGGCATCTACTCCGGCAGCCCCCAGGCGCTGCAGGGCGTGGTGGTACAGATGATCGCCCACGGCCTCTCCGCCGCCGGTCTGTTCATCCTCTGCGGCCAGCTCTACGAGCGCATGCATACCCGTGACATGCGCGAGATGGGTGGTCTCTGGGCACGCCTGCCCTACCTGCCGGCCCTGAGTCTGTTCTTCGCCTCGGCATCCCTGGGCCTGCCAGGCACCGGCAACTTCGTCGGTGAATTCCTGATCCTGCTGGGCGCCTTCCCGGTCGTGCCGATGATCACCGTCATCGCCACCTTCGGCCTGGTGTTCGCCTCGGTCTATTCGCTGATCATGATCCACCGCGCCTACTTCGGTCCGGCCAAGGCCGAAGGCGCGCTACCGGGTCTGAACGCACGGGAACTGTCGATGCTGCTATTGCTTGGCGTGCTGCTGGTGCTGCTCGGCGTCTACCCGCAGCCGGTGCTGGATACCTCGGCCGCGAGCATGGCCGGTGTTCAGCAGTGGCTCGGCGAAGCCTTCTCCTCTCTCGTTTCCGCCCGGTAA
- the nuoN gene encoding NADH-quinone oxidoreductase subunit NuoN, producing MTFTYEHFTALLPIIITGLTAVVVMLGIAWRRDHTIIPTLGVIGLNLALLSCIPALGVGAIDVTPLLRIDGFSCFYMALILIATLACMTLSHAYMEGYPGNREELYLLLLISATGGLVLVAAQNVAGLFIGLELLSVPVYGLVAYSYFNRRSLEAGMKYLVLSAAGSAILLFGMALLYAQSGSLNFADIGMQMDAPASTGLLMEIGLGMLIVGLGFKLSLVPFHLWTPDVYEGSPAPVGAFLATASKVAVFAVLVRVFQTMPMASDDGWLHDAIAFIAIASMLVGNLLALMQSNLKRLLGYSSISHFGYLLVAVASGEGLSMEAVAVYLVTYVFTSLGAFGVITLMSSPSNGQRDADALFEYRGLFWRRPYLTAALTVMMLSLAGIPLTAGFIGKFYVITVGVEAGMWWQTAAIVLGSAIGLFYYLRVMVTLYLTEQGLQRHDAPMNWGQRAGGVMLIAISIATFVLGVYPQPLLQLAQLTVF from the coding sequence ATGACCTTTACCTACGAACACTTCACCGCCCTCCTGCCGATCATCATCACCGGCCTCACCGCCGTGGTGGTGATGCTGGGCATCGCCTGGCGGCGGGATCACACCATCATTCCCACCCTGGGCGTGATCGGTCTCAACCTGGCCCTGCTGTCCTGCATCCCGGCCCTCGGCGTCGGCGCCATCGACGTCACCCCGCTGCTGCGCATCGACGGCTTCAGCTGCTTCTACATGGCACTGATCCTGATCGCCACCCTGGCCTGCATGACCCTGTCGCATGCCTACATGGAAGGCTATCCGGGCAACCGTGAAGAGCTGTACCTGCTGCTGCTGATCTCCGCCACCGGTGGTCTGGTGCTGGTGGCGGCGCAAAACGTCGCTGGCCTGTTCATCGGCCTGGAACTGCTGTCGGTGCCGGTCTACGGCCTGGTGGCCTACAGCTACTTCAACCGCCGCTCCCTGGAAGCCGGCATGAAGTACCTGGTGCTGTCCGCCGCCGGCTCGGCCATCCTGCTGTTCGGCATGGCCCTGCTCTATGCCCAGTCCGGTAGCCTGAACTTCGCCGATATCGGCATGCAGATGGACGCCCCGGCCAGCACCGGCCTGCTGATGGAAATCGGCCTCGGCATGCTGATCGTCGGCCTCGGCTTCAAGCTGTCCCTGGTGCCCTTCCACCTGTGGACCCCGGACGTGTACGAAGGCTCGCCGGCTCCGGTTGGCGCCTTCCTGGCCACCGCCAGCAAGGTCGCTGTCTTCGCCGTGCTGGTGCGGGTGTTCCAGACCATGCCCATGGCCAGCGATGACGGCTGGCTGCACGATGCCATCGCCTTCATCGCCATCGCCTCCATGCTGGTGGGCAACCTGCTGGCGCTGATGCAGAGCAACCTCAAGCGCCTGCTGGGTTACTCCTCCATCTCCCACTTCGGCTACCTGCTGGTGGCGGTGGCGTCGGGCGAAGGCCTGTCGATGGAAGCCGTGGCGGTCTATCTGGTGACCTATGTCTTCACCAGCCTGGGTGCCTTCGGCGTGATTACCCTGATGTCCAGCCCGAGCAACGGCCAGCGTGATGCCGATGCGCTGTTCGAGTACCGCGGCCTGTTCTGGCGCCGCCCGTACCTGACCGCAGCGCTGACGGTGATGATGCTGTCCCTGGCCGGCATTCCGCTCACCGCCGGTTTCATCGGCAAGTTCTACGTCATCACCGTGGGCGTGGAAGCGGGCATGTGGTGGCAGACCGCGGCCATCGTGCTGGGCAGCGCCATCGGCCTGTTCTACTACCTGCGCGTGATGGTCACCCTGTACCTGACCGAGCAGGGCCTGCAGCGCCATGACGCGCCGATGAATTGGGGGCAACGCGCCGGTGGCGTGATGCTGATCGCCATTTCCATCGCCACCTTCGTCCTGGGCGTCTATCCGCAGCCGCTGCTGCAACTGGCGCAGCTGACGGTGTTCTGA
- a CDS encoding M13 family metallopeptidase, with protein sequence MPALKPLALTIGLLLGSQAFAAPVFDVTELGDPATACSDLDTFVNQKWVSANPIPPDKSRWGSFMALGEKSLNDQHAILQRAARTADRAEQGSVEQKVGWLYRSGMDEAAIERAGYQPIQAQLAAIDRLRTSADVVAYLQKSFARGDMQVFSFGSGADYQNAKQQIAYAYQGGLGLPTPDYYTEADYAKLRQAYLGHLARLLTLTGVPKAQAAAQAELVLAFESRLARASVKPVDLRNPENQYHYLSFAEANKVTPHFDWQAFFASQGVTGQQGFSLSQPGFFAEFDRMLAETPIEQWQAYLRAHVIDDAAPLLSKPFQQESFEFNQKTLSGQQQQSERWKRVLSAVNGAMGEGLGQLYVQEHFSPQAKARAQELVDNVMLALRARIEKLDWMSPETKQKALAKWDSFLPKIGYPERWRDWSGLTLKPQGFYANLEAASRFNYRHDLDKIGKPTDRQEWGMYPQTVNAYYSPTDNTINFPAAILQPPFFYADGDDAINYGGIGAVIGHEASHGFDDQGSKFDGAGNQVDWWTPADRKAFEARTGKLVEQFDNYHPLPDHPELHVNGKLTLGENIGDLGGINAAYDALQLALAKKPEEANRKIDGYTQEQRFFLNWARVWRGSIREEQARLFLNTDPHAPMKFRAIGAPSNMPSFAKAFSCKAGDAMVRPDEKRVEIW encoded by the coding sequence ATGCCTGCGTTGAAACCCCTCGCCCTGACCATCGGCCTGCTGCTCGGCAGCCAGGCTTTCGCTGCTCCTGTCTTCGACGTCACCGAACTGGGTGACCCGGCCACCGCCTGTAGCGACCTCGACACCTTCGTCAACCAGAAATGGGTCTCGGCCAATCCCATCCCGCCGGACAAGTCGCGCTGGGGTTCCTTCATGGCCCTGGGCGAAAAATCGCTCAACGACCAGCACGCCATCCTGCAGCGCGCAGCCCGCACGGCGGATCGCGCGGAACAGGGTTCGGTAGAACAGAAGGTCGGTTGGCTGTATCGCTCGGGCATGGACGAAGCCGCCATCGAGCGCGCCGGCTATCAGCCGATCCAGGCGCAGCTGGCCGCCATCGACCGGCTGCGCACCTCGGCCGATGTGGTGGCCTATCTCCAGAAGAGCTTTGCCCGAGGCGACATGCAGGTGTTCTCCTTCGGCTCCGGTGCCGACTACCAGAACGCCAAGCAGCAGATCGCCTATGCCTACCAGGGTGGCCTGGGCCTGCCGACACCCGATTACTACACCGAGGCCGACTACGCCAAGCTACGCCAGGCCTACCTGGGTCATCTCGCACGGCTGCTGACCCTGACCGGCGTACCCAAAGCCCAGGCGGCCGCCCAGGCCGAGCTGGTGCTGGCCTTCGAAAGTCGCCTGGCACGTGCCTCGGTCAAGCCGGTGGATCTGCGCAATCCGGAAAACCAGTATCACTACCTGAGCTTCGCCGAAGCCAACAAGGTCACGCCGCACTTCGACTGGCAGGCTTTCTTCGCCAGCCAGGGCGTCACCGGCCAGCAGGGCTTTTCCTTATCCCAGCCCGGCTTCTTCGCCGAGTTCGACCGCATGCTGGCCGAGACGCCCATCGAACAGTGGCAGGCCTATCTGCGGGCCCACGTGATCGATGACGCCGCGCCGCTGCTGTCCAAGCCCTTCCAGCAGGAGAGCTTCGAATTCAACCAGAAGACTCTGAGCGGCCAGCAGCAACAGAGCGAGCGCTGGAAGCGGGTGCTGAGCGCGGTCAATGGCGCCATGGGCGAAGGGCTCGGCCAGCTCTATGTGCAGGAGCACTTCTCGCCCCAGGCCAAGGCGCGGGCCCAGGAACTGGTGGACAACGTGATGCTGGCGCTTCGCGCCCGCATCGAGAAGCTCGACTGGATGAGCCCGGAGACCAAGCAGAAGGCCCTGGCCAAGTGGGACAGCTTCCTGCCCAAGATCGGCTACCCCGAGCGCTGGCGGGACTGGAGCGGCCTGACGCTCAAGCCGCAGGGCTTCTACGCCAACCTGGAAGCCGCCTCACGCTTCAACTATCGCCATGATCTGGACAAGATCGGCAAGCCCACCGATCGCCAGGAATGGGGCATGTACCCGCAGACGGTGAATGCCTACTACAGCCCCACCGACAACACCATCAACTTCCCGGCCGCCATCCTGCAGCCACCGTTTTTCTATGCCGACGGCGACGATGCCATCAACTATGGCGGCATCGGCGCGGTGATCGGCCACGAGGCCAGCCATGGCTTCGACGACCAGGGCAGCAAGTTCGACGGCGCGGGCAACCAGGTGGACTGGTGGACCCCGGCCGATCGCAAGGCCTTCGAGGCCCGTACCGGCAAGCTGGTGGAGCAGTTCGACAACTACCATCCGCTGCCCGACCATCCTGAGCTGCACGTCAACGGCAAGCTCACCCTGGGCGAGAACATCGGCGACCTCGGCGGCATCAACGCGGCCTATGACGCCCTGCAACTGGCCCTGGCCAAGAAGCCGGAAGAAGCCAATCGCAAGATCGATGGCTACACCCAAGAGCAGCGCTTCTTCCTCAACTGGGCACGGGTCTGGCGGGGCTCGATCCGTGAAGAACAGGCGCGCCTGTTCCTCAACACCGATCCCCATGCCCCCATGAAATTCCGCGCCATCGGGGCGCCCTCCAACATGCCGTCGTTCGCGAAGGCGTTCAGCTGCAAGGCGGGTGATGCCATGGTCCGGCCGGACGAGAAACGCGTGGAAATCTGGTAG
- a CDS encoding bifunctional protein-serine/threonine kinase/phosphatase — translation MPLELAFAEATATGPRKENQDALRSVQPSAALAATKGHLFALADGVSGCPDGGLAARATLQALAQDYYSTPETWPVAQALERLLLAQNRWLQAAGSGQPLLTTLTALVIRGRRYTLAHVGDCRAYRWHQGRLGCLTVDHVWQQAGMQHVLTRALGLESHLVVDFREGELETGETLLLVSDGVWAALGEDSMRRILVDGVTDLDATAQALVAGALHAGGQDNASALLVRVDRLPDISLADTLANADTWPPLPALKPGQAFEGWTVVERLAESRQSLLYRVHDERGRPWLLKTLPAALQFDTLAGHALLMEEWFLRRVAGRAFVEVHPLPRRAHLYFVQREYPGRTLAQQLTSEGPLALADWLDVASRLLRALGQLHRRNILHRDIKPDNLHRGLDGELRLLDFGLAYCPQLSEDLQDSPGTPSYRAPESFEGAEPSPAQDLYAAGVTLYQLLTGGYPYGEVEPFQRPRFGAPASVLRRRPDAPAWLEDWLQRAVAVDPDERFETAEEALLLLEQGERQPLARPLPLLQRDPLRTWQIVAACSLTLNLLLILLWLYRH, via the coding sequence ATGCCCCTAGAACTCGCCTTCGCCGAAGCCACTGCGACCGGTCCACGCAAGGAAAACCAGGACGCCTTGCGCAGTGTCCAGCCCAGCGCGGCGCTGGCAGCCACCAAGGGGCACCTGTTCGCCCTGGCCGATGGTGTCAGCGGTTGTCCGGATGGTGGACTCGCCGCGCGTGCCACCCTGCAGGCGCTGGCCCAGGACTATTATTCCACCCCGGAAACCTGGCCGGTGGCCCAGGCCCTGGAGCGGTTGCTGCTGGCGCAGAATCGCTGGCTGCAGGCCGCCGGCAGTGGCCAACCGCTGCTGACCACCCTGACGGCCCTGGTGATCCGCGGACGGCGCTATACCCTGGCCCATGTCGGTGATTGCCGCGCCTATCGTTGGCATCAGGGCCGACTCGGTTGTCTCACCGTCGACCACGTTTGGCAGCAGGCCGGTATGCAGCACGTCCTGACCCGCGCCCTGGGCCTGGAAAGCCATCTGGTAGTGGATTTTCGCGAAGGCGAACTGGAAACCGGCGAGACGCTATTGCTGGTCAGCGACGGCGTCTGGGCGGCGCTGGGCGAAGACAGCATGAGGCGTATTCTCGTCGACGGCGTGACCGATCTGGATGCCACCGCCCAGGCGCTGGTGGCCGGGGCGCTGCACGCCGGCGGCCAGGACAATGCCAGCGCCCTGCTGGTAAGGGTCGACCGCCTACCCGACATCTCCCTGGCCGATACCCTGGCCAACGCCGACACCTGGCCACCGCTGCCCGCCTTGAAGCCCGGCCAGGCCTTCGAAGGCTGGACAGTGGTCGAGCGCTTGGCGGAGTCGCGGCAATCGCTGCTCTATCGCGTCCACGACGAGCGTGGCCGCCCCTGGCTACTCAAGACCCTGCCCGCGGCGCTGCAATTCGACACCCTGGCCGGTCATGCCCTGCTCATGGAGGAATGGTTCCTACGCCGCGTCGCCGGCCGTGCCTTCGTCGAGGTACACCCCTTGCCCAGGCGGGCGCATCTCTACTTCGTTCAGCGTGAGTACCCAGGGCGGACGCTGGCGCAGCAGCTAACCAGCGAAGGGCCCCTGGCGCTGGCCGACTGGCTGGACGTGGCGTCGCGCCTGTTGCGCGCCCTCGGCCAGCTGCACAGACGCAACATCCTCCATCGCGACATCAAGCCGGACAACCTGCATCGCGGCCTGGACGGCGAATTGCGCCTGCTGGACTTCGGTCTGGCCTACTGTCCGCAGTTGTCCGAGGATCTGCAGGACAGCCCGGGCACCCCCAGCTATCGCGCGCCAGAGTCCTTCGAAGGCGCCGAGCCGAGTCCGGCCCAGGATCTCTACGCGGCCGGGGTGACCCTCTACCAGCTGCTGACGGGTGGCTATCCCTACGGCGAGGTGGAACCCTTCCAGCGCCCACGCTTCGGCGCGCCCGCCAGCGTGCTACGGCGGCGTCCGGATGCGCCGGCCTGGCTCGAAGACTGGCTGCAACGCGCCGTGGCAGTGGATCCCGATGAGCGCTTCGAGACCGCCGAAGAAGCGCTGCTGCTATTGGAACAGGGCGAACGCCAACCTCTGGCCCGACCCCTGCCGCTGCTGCAGCGCGATCCCCTGCGCACCTGGCAGATCGTGGCGGCCTGTTCGCTGACGCTGAATCTGCTGCTGATACTGCTCTGGCTCTATCGACATTGA
- the cobA gene encoding uroporphyrinogen-III C-methyltransferase produces the protein MSGKVWLIGAGPGDPELLTLKAVRALGEAEVVMIDDLVNPAVLEHCPTARVIRVGKRGGCRSTPQAFIHRLMLRYARQGRCVARLKGGDPCIFGRAGEEAEWLAARGVGSEIVNGITAGLAGATACGISLTLRGVARGVTLVTAHTQDDTAPNWAALAATGTTLVVYMGVARLSEIQQGLLDGGLPLATPVAMIENASLPSQRECRSTLQELQVDAALFQLKSPAILVIGEVVGQAALQQALSYAAQA, from the coding sequence ATGAGCGGGAAAGTCTGGTTGATCGGTGCCGGCCCTGGCGATCCCGAGTTGCTGACGCTCAAGGCCGTGCGCGCCCTGGGCGAGGCCGAGGTGGTGATGATCGACGACCTGGTCAACCCGGCGGTGCTCGAACACTGCCCGACCGCCCGGGTGATCCGCGTCGGCAAGCGCGGTGGTTGTCGCTCCACGCCCCAGGCCTTCATCCACCGGCTGATGCTGCGCTATGCCCGCCAGGGCCGTTGCGTGGCCCGGCTCAAGGGCGGCGATCCCTGCATCTTCGGTCGCGCCGGCGAGGAAGCCGAATGGCTGGCCGCCCGCGGTGTCGGCAGCGAGATCGTCAACGGCATCACTGCCGGCCTGGCCGGTGCCACCGCCTGCGGCATCTCCCTGACCTTGAGGGGCGTGGCCCGCGGCGTGACCCTGGTCACCGCCCACACCCAGGACGACACGGCGCCCAACTGGGCCGCCCTGGCAGCTACCGGTACCACCCTGGTGGTCTACATGGGCGTGGCCCGGCTCAGCGAGATTCAGCAAGGCCTGCTGGACGGCGGCTTGCCATTGGCTACGCCGGTAGCCATGATCGAGAACGCCTCCCTGCCCAGCCAGCGCGAATGCCGCTCGACCCTGCAGGAGCTGCAGGTGGACGCCGCGCTCTTCCAGTTGAAGAGCCCGGCGATCCTGGTGATCGGCGAGGTGGTGGGCCAGGCGGCTCTGCAGCAGGCCTTGAGCTACGCCGCCCAGGCCTGA